In Leptospira sp. WS58.C1, a single genomic region encodes these proteins:
- a CDS encoding methyl-accepting chemotaxis protein, whose amino-acid sequence MEISYIKTESTILQIWKNGAIVINRIRLGLVLLFIVSLAGAYKSFQPLQFMVHAGGTAFIGLYCIFNFVANRKKNMSIGFHKLFVLFDVNVLSATLILDTFVSPDVAAGTLKNVVLFFIYFYIMIYSCLLGERIFVLVVGAFSTAGAIVALVCALKNGAGFVMDPEEAKLPYNISASTEIIKIAFIFVASVILAQLMRLFLRLTEEGNRLYSDSKDLLEKLSENQSIIKDSAISLEDSIVKFAQFINRMGEKMESQAAALEEVNAVLEELSAASTNTSRSIESQNTSLNELVDDSKKLGDIVSNITGYSEALSSFANDNKADMENVTIAAEKTKSYLADIAGSFDKVDQINQIMGEIADKTNLLALNASIEAARAGEAGRGFAVVANEVSKLADFTSENAKSISTIVRQSQSFIQEAKSASAETGDLTEKQKFKILETSDRIVQMNKLYLEQTNIIRKFLSELESIKSVSSEIYESEKEQSLGQKEMIRTMSQLEKDINEINEDSANLNSEIDRIKTKASELKILSGNS is encoded by the coding sequence ATGGAAATTTCCTATATAAAAACGGAGTCCACGATCCTGCAAATCTGGAAGAACGGGGCTATCGTAATCAACCGGATACGGCTCGGGCTAGTCTTACTTTTTATCGTTTCTTTGGCGGGTGCCTATAAGAGTTTTCAACCCTTACAATTTATGGTTCACGCAGGCGGTACGGCTTTTATAGGTCTATACTGCATTTTCAATTTTGTGGCAAATCGCAAAAAGAATATGTCCATTGGATTTCATAAACTTTTCGTATTATTCGATGTGAATGTCCTAAGTGCGACCTTGATCTTGGACACTTTCGTTTCTCCGGATGTAGCGGCTGGAACTTTGAAGAACGTCGTATTATTCTTCATTTATTTTTATATAATGATCTACTCCTGCCTATTGGGAGAAAGGATTTTTGTTTTGGTAGTTGGGGCGTTCTCCACCGCGGGTGCGATAGTCGCTCTTGTATGCGCTCTTAAAAATGGTGCAGGTTTCGTAATGGATCCGGAAGAAGCGAAACTTCCTTATAATATAAGCGCTTCCACCGAAATCATCAAAATTGCATTTATATTCGTTGCGAGCGTAATACTAGCTCAATTGATGAGATTATTTCTAAGACTGACGGAGGAAGGAAACCGTCTCTATTCCGACTCCAAAGATCTCCTCGAAAAACTAAGCGAGAATCAATCGATCATCAAAGATTCTGCGATCAGTTTGGAAGATTCTATCGTAAAATTTGCACAATTCATCAATCGTATGGGAGAAAAAATGGAATCCCAAGCAGCAGCCTTGGAAGAGGTAAATGCGGTATTAGAAGAACTCTCAGCCGCGTCTACAAACACTTCTAGATCCATTGAATCACAAAACACAAGTTTGAACGAGCTTGTGGACGATTCCAAAAAGTTAGGAGATATAGTTTCTAATATAACAGGCTATAGCGAAGCACTTTCCTCATTCGCAAATGATAATAAAGCGGATATGGAGAATGTGACCATCGCCGCCGAAAAGACCAAATCATATCTGGCAGACATTGCCGGTTCCTTTGACAAAGTGGATCAGATTAACCAGATCATGGGAGAGATAGCGGATAAAACGAACCTTCTCGCATTAAACGCGTCTATCGAAGCAGCAAGAGCGGGAGAAGCAGGAAGAGGATTTGCGGTAGTCGCAAACGAAGTTAGTAAACTCGCAGACTTTACCTCGGAAAACGCGAAGTCCATCTCTACGATCGTAAGACAGTCCCAAAGTTTTATTCAAGAAGCAAAAAGTGCTTCGGCGGAAACGGGAGATCTAACCGAAAAACAAAAATTCAAGATCCTGGAAACTTCGGATAGGATCGTTCAGATGAACAAACTTTACTTAGAGCAGACAAATATTATTCGTAAATTCTTAAGTGAATTGGAAAGTATCAAATCTGTTTCCAGTGAGATCTATGAGTCTGAAAAGGAACAATCCTTGGGCCAAAAGGAAATGATCCGAACCATGTCCCAATTAGAAAAAGATATTAATGAGATCAACGAAGATTCAGCCAACTTAAATTCGGAGATTGATCGGATCAAAACAAAGGCTTCCGAGTTAAAAATATTGAGCGGTAATTCCTAA
- the mtnP gene encoding S-methyl-5'-thioadenosine phosphorylase — protein sequence MGTKVKAAVIGGTGLYSLDGMELVEEVLPETPWGKPSDTIKIGKIHDKLIAFLPRHGVGHFIMPHEVPMKANICALKILGVEEIVAFSSVGSLREEIKPLDFVLPNQIIDRTRGRESTFFGKGVVAHAPFADPFSKNLSDRINKAALKINLPIHQNKTLVCMEGPLFSTRAESHMYRSWGGDIINMSVLPEAKLAREAEIVYQMICMSTDYDCWRENEEAVTAEMVMANLGKNAENAKKLLSALIPDLGNGDDLSLKNSTKYSIITAPERRNPDTVAKLKVLFPDYL from the coding sequence ATGGGGACCAAAGTAAAAGCTGCAGTTATCGGAGGCACAGGTCTCTATAGTCTGGATGGAATGGAACTTGTCGAAGAAGTCCTTCCGGAAACACCTTGGGGTAAACCGTCCGACACGATCAAGATCGGAAAGATCCACGACAAACTGATCGCATTTCTCCCTCGTCACGGGGTGGGACATTTTATCATGCCTCACGAAGTCCCAATGAAAGCGAATATCTGCGCACTCAAAATTTTAGGCGTAGAAGAGATCGTAGCTTTCAGCTCCGTCGGAAGTTTGAGGGAAGAGATCAAACCTTTGGACTTTGTTCTTCCTAACCAGATTATTGACAGGACCAGAGGGAGAGAATCCACATTCTTCGGAAAGGGTGTGGTGGCTCATGCTCCATTCGCCGACCCTTTTTCCAAAAATCTGAGCGATAGAATTAATAAGGCGGCTCTAAAGATCAATCTTCCTATCCACCAAAACAAAACCTTGGTTTGTATGGAAGGACCTCTATTCTCAACAAGAGCGGAATCTCATATGTATCGTTCCTGGGGAGGAGATATTATTAATATGAGTGTACTTCCGGAAGCTAAACTTGCAAGAGAGGCGGAGATCGTTTACCAAATGATCTGTATGTCCACGGACTACGATTGTTGGAGAGAGAATGAAGAAGCGGTCACTGCGGAAATGGTGATGGCAAATCTAGGAAAGAATGCGGAGAATGCCAAAAAACTTTTGAGTGCCTTAATCCCGGATCTTGGAAATGGAGACGATCTAAGTCTGAAGAATAGTACTAAATATTCCATCATCACCGCTCCTGAACGCAGGAATCCGGACACGGTCGCAAAACTGAAAGTTTTATTCCCAGATTATCTCTGA
- a CDS encoding alkaline phosphatase D family protein, giving the protein MRRRLLLSSTSLLILLFGFFYIDFEIYGKSQSADTTSPSSIQSGPMLGYSTHKEVKIWVQTKSPSKVYAKYFISGNPEQSHNTREVTTEHYKGNVAHLIADVLEPGKIYEYLIYINGKRQDPKSEQKFRTQPIWIGKPSGPPDIKFALGSCAFVNDPKYDTQTKPYGGEYFIYQSISARKPDFMIWMGDNVYLREPDWESRTGFIYRYTEQRSLPELQPLLANVHHYAVWDDHDWGPNDGDASFWMGATAEEIFKLFWANPNYSKKGIYGSFTWGDAQFFLMDDRSFRTANDNKTGPRSFFGEEQLDWLVNSLAFSKATFKFVVVGGQVLNPLSVFENYSTYAEEREKLLSKISKLKIKNLIFLTGDRHFTELSYIEEGFEYPIYDFTVSPLTSSTHAPITEKNPLRIEGTFVDDKRNFGTIEITGPLKQRNLVFRIFDSSGKELWSREIKAK; this is encoded by the coding sequence ATGAGACGCAGATTGCTTTTATCATCCACCTCTTTGTTGATTTTACTCTTTGGATTCTTTTACATCGATTTTGAAATTTATGGAAAAAGTCAGTCAGCCGACACAACTTCGCCTTCTAGTATTCAATCGGGGCCGATGTTAGGTTACTCCACTCATAAAGAAGTAAAAATATGGGTCCAGACTAAGAGTCCTTCTAAAGTTTATGCGAAATATTTTATTTCCGGTAACCCGGAACAAAGTCACAATACTCGTGAAGTAACTACGGAACACTATAAGGGGAATGTTGCACATCTGATTGCGGATGTATTGGAACCGGGAAAAATATATGAATATTTAATTTATATCAATGGAAAACGCCAAGACCCCAAGTCTGAACAAAAGTTTAGGACACAACCGATTTGGATAGGAAAGCCGAGTGGACCGCCGGATATCAAATTCGCTTTGGGGAGTTGTGCATTCGTAAACGATCCAAAATACGACACTCAAACAAAACCTTATGGAGGAGAATATTTTATCTATCAATCCATCTCTGCTCGAAAACCGGATTTTATGATTTGGATGGGAGATAATGTATATTTAAGAGAACCGGATTGGGAGTCCAGAACTGGATTCATTTATCGTTATACGGAGCAGCGATCCTTGCCGGAACTGCAACCTTTGCTCGCGAACGTTCATCATTATGCGGTTTGGGATGATCATGATTGGGGGCCGAATGATGGCGATGCATCCTTTTGGATGGGAGCGACAGCGGAAGAAATTTTCAAACTGTTTTGGGCCAATCCGAACTATTCGAAAAAAGGGATATATGGATCCTTCACTTGGGGGGATGCTCAATTCTTTTTGATGGACGATCGCAGCTTTAGGACTGCAAACGATAATAAAACAGGCCCAAGATCATTCTTCGGAGAGGAACAATTGGATTGGCTGGTCAATAGCTTAGCATTCTCCAAGGCTACTTTTAAGTTCGTAGTAGTAGGGGGTCAGGTCTTAAATCCGTTATCCGTTTTCGAGAATTATTCTACTTATGCGGAAGAAAGGGAAAAACTTCTTTCTAAAATTTCCAAATTAAAGATAAAAAATCTGATATTTTTGACCGGTGATAGACACTTTACGGAATTATCATATATCGAGGAAGGATTCGAATATCCTATATACGATTTTACCGTTTCACCATTGACTTCTTCCACTCACGCACCGATTACCGAAAAAAATCCTTTAAGGATCGAAGGTACTTTTGTAGACGATAAAAGGAATTTCGGAACGATAGAAATTACAGGTCCTTTAAAACAAAGGAACTTAGTATTTAGAATTTTTGATTCTTCAGGAAAAGAACTTTGGTCCAGGGAAATTAAGGCCAAATGA
- a CDS encoding alpha/beta hydrolase: MKIQTFMLYLLSVIFILFLGLFGLLYSNQDKLIFFPEILPEDFRFTFPYKFQEVSLELEDGEKIFGLFFPAQGPSKGTVLYFHGNAGSLRSWGGAAEDFVPKGWDLLMTDYRGYGKSRAKLNEKGMYQDAERWYEYLKTDKLKKENEIILYGRSIGTGVAVDLGTKTNPGQIILETPYTSLADLAKEYYPFVPEWFLSYSLKSEDKIGKLRSPITIIHGNEDEIIPFRLGKKLFKTALESGVKTDFLEIEGGNHNNLSLFPEYQKGLEKILESVHLNRKKSGSQR, from the coding sequence ATGAAAATCCAAACGTTTATGTTATATCTTCTTTCGGTCATATTTATCCTCTTTCTTGGACTTTTCGGCTTATTATATTCTAACCAGGACAAGTTAATCTTCTTCCCGGAAATTCTACCCGAGGATTTTCGTTTTACTTTTCCATATAAGTTCCAGGAAGTCTCTTTGGAGTTGGAAGACGGAGAGAAGATATTTGGGTTATTCTTCCCTGCGCAAGGCCCTTCTAAAGGTACTGTTTTGTATTTTCATGGCAATGCGGGAAGTTTAAGGAGTTGGGGAGGAGCAGCCGAGGATTTTGTCCCGAAAGGTTGGGACCTTCTCATGACCGATTATAGAGGTTACGGAAAAAGTAGGGCCAAGTTAAACGAGAAGGGAATGTACCAGGATGCTGAACGTTGGTACGAATATTTGAAAACCGATAAATTGAAGAAGGAGAACGAGATCATTCTTTACGGAAGATCTATCGGAACCGGGGTTGCAGTGGATTTGGGAACCAAGACAAATCCCGGCCAAATTATATTAGAAACTCCTTATACTTCTTTGGCCGACCTGGCAAAAGAATATTATCCGTTTGTGCCTGAATGGTTTTTGTCTTATTCTCTCAAATCGGAAGATAAGATAGGAAAATTGCGTTCTCCTATTACGATCATACATGGGAACGAGGACGAGATCATACCTTTCCGTCTGGGAAAAAAATTGTTTAAAACCGCTTTGGAATCGGGAGTAAAAACGGATTTTTTAGAAATAGAAGGAGGAAATCATAATAATCTTTCTTTATTTCCAGAATACCAAAAAGGATTGGAAAAAATCCTAGAATCAGTCCATCTAAACCGAAAAAAGTCAGGCTCTCAGAGATAA